The genomic region ttgctgacctgggtaaataacaaatctctgcactggcctaaggaagactttggcttgtttaattctaaaacagtttgtggtaaagtccaatgatccattcaattccttcagagtttgactacctaatattaagtcaatacctgtcaggtttgcagcaattaaagcagaaagctgaaattcatgaccctgaattttgacctgaaatgttatcgtgctatacgcatgaataaactgaccattacccaactttaggtttactacatcaactgagactggttgtatagaggataaatactttgaattttgcactgtagaagaagaaatgatagagcgtgtcgctccactatcaaacaacaatgaaattcctttaccatcatgtaaagtacctcttacaaaattacgtgtgtccagttgaatatccacactACGGTCGTTACCTGTATATttagaactaggaatattactattcttccaaatattatttgctttacgtttcaatcttcctttacttggtactttgtctggagtcactgtatgatgagtgcaatcataagtgctccctactgaaaattctgtgttggtactctGTTTACCTTAGCCTCCAAttcatggcttaggcgaatttggcaatattgtgcaaaatgacctctattttggcagtagtaacatgtgattgaaggattaaaacatggtaaccttctcctgttattattctgacctgtcctaggaccacgagaatcacgagaactatatctttgcctcatatcttttggattgtcttgcgattctgacctacgtgactgatcaaacttggtttctaattcctgaattttggtacacaactcgtgtatctcagaagatgcagaaatagtaggagtctgaacagaagacgctttgtcgtgcattgccataaattgttcggaagaagctgtgggttgactttggatttgtaagtcaaaataacattgcactttcatgaccaaatctgcaattgttgcttgtggtgatgcagacattaacactgctgagcggcattgcaaaggcagggtcgagatcaatttatctctaatttggtcctcgccataatttaattgtgctgcagctttggaaattttggccaaatgtgcttgagctgtatcacctggcgtatagcttaatgcgtgaaatgcctgtgattttGCATAGGAAGAAGTtcctggactgaaacgagcaaggaattgcttgcgcagatcagtaatagttgaaaaatttttgttttcaatccagagtctggcttggccttttagtgttcgcttaaatatgcgacatatttcattaaattcttccgctacagcctcaggggtggtttgggacggcaatttatgcacctctaaataatcttcaaatcccaaataatgagcttcggctaaatctgcatcaattacatcgccctgaaatcgtgatggcaaaaaatcagtgggcctatgtttctgcataacattaacagaggtcgaagtttcctgttcactgacggacattatgccgcatacaattaggctagttatgagtatacaacatgagcctatacttaattgaacacactatcgaccgcaATACAAATAagcaaatatgcaatacatggacacgattaaaataacttatcagtacactctgatctcaaataggggttgggatacaaattggcatgatttcactcacccttaagtttatCTAAGAACTGGTACTGGaaacgatgattgaagtccctcggttagcagtagtagtagtacagtagcagcggcaggtagtagcaggtaggcctacatctcgtataactgcagattcgttcgccgttgacatcgggtagagtctaggcttagatcgcgaaaatgttcagttctgatgtttagagctgtagtatgACTAActactagttgcgcgaatgttcaaacgcgaactgcatgctgggttgattaacgttagtgtacagatcagtggttccggtgtacagacttaggctagtataggctgACTTCCCTCGTAGAGTGTGTATGTTAGGCAACTTCGTGAACATGCGTTGTGTTCCTCGTTAcgtcttcgggccaaaaaaatcctcctgttcgttattgaacgtaacgaacgaaagttgtgaaaagttccgttaccgttttgttcctgaagaaagcaaccgatctccaccatgtaatattgtgacgagcccggctcctccgatggTAATACTacatcgggactcgcgatagaaaggtactgggatatcttgatgccgtttttatgcttcttcaggagatgtctcgaacgggcgaaaacaatgagttcacagaaaaacaatttgacaagatcggatttgattagtgattcggtataatttcttctctgtcgattctctttacaaataaaactaaattacaatgatttgatttgacttgacttgactccgtcaattaaacaattaggagtgatgaactttcggcggcgtgataaatttgctgatcaagtgataaaactttcggcctcctttttcttttaaaccttacttccataaaatctctctgcgcacaatcagtaggcagccaataaactgaccatcctgtattaacttaacaatataaaaataagtgcgctggcactgatctgccctgattggttgggagtttggaagtccatcccctttctatggaaacttccataccacgtgagagaaccttctcgaatgttccacagacataatggaatctattttgggaaaaggccctgtaccaagattcaataagatagttaaaaacttctcgtgggaaaactgaatccatgacctagataaatacataagaggcccgtaacaggcgcgtatccaggattttctaacccggggggcgcgaattactatctaagcggagcgccaccatcggttggcgcggagcgtacaagaaaatttctggttttgataccccccagatcaccggaaatggcacttctcgggcttgaaaatgagcaaccagatgtagacttttgcctgagaaccaagtatttcccaaaatttttttccatccatatcctttttgaagattgtcaccagtcacacatcatgttcgacctgattgcatgtcctatggatcattgcttttgtaggttattctacgtcacggcccacaatatccgaaagccccacttttgaaggttttaagcccattacttgttgagaatttgaaaattcacttttctcgtgaataaaatcacttgaaaacatacccataatgttgcagaaaattcaatctatagacaaccaatatagaaaaacctccttgaacccctaacagacaggtcaaaattgaacgagtagaggaaagtatgatgaagaatgttggtgatgaaattttggaaaattcagacacagttaatttattggtgtagaaatattgcaacctcttataatggcttttacaaaacttggttgaaggaacagaaaaatagcagatatttccgatatcgaaaccgaacacttcactcataggcgtaggtcccgtaggaggcgggggctgcagccccccccccccaattgttttcccattttttttgggcacctactgaaagaaaaataaatagcaatgaatagcttaaaatgatctccttggtaatttaaataaagttgtaagcttggccgacattactactgtaaaagagagttttgacataaatggatctgtatggtttttctccatctacataagacatttggttgtttacattagcatccggcggtatactgtgcaactttgacggaccgtgcggtagacgatgccatacaatgtaatgaccgatcttgcctatatgatattggcatcgacatgttgaatgcgctctttgcgcgcgaaaaattttggcttctttttcgggcaagtcattacagcccccaaatccaatctggctcctacgcctttgactacacacattgacagtttttgaggctgtacatcgtggaacatgcatttcaatgctcattgatatgatgttatatctgctctttgctttacaaattcgaacaggcgtgtagcgagtaattgccaagggagggcaaagcctgtaggcaaaccatctaagcgaagcgccaccatgagttggcgcgaagcgtacaagaaaaattttggccgaaaatgcctcccagattgctggaaatgacacttcccaggccttgtaagttgcatccaagcattgtctattttgaaattactagcgatgtcataaagaaaatttgctcggggggggggcggcggtcgcccccttcccgaaatgcgttatgttccccgacgactcggtcgagttcaagtacattagtgagagaggaaaaacggaaacgtcaaaaatggagttgtcggggtaaggggtagggtgaggcgcacaccccctccgtaatccttgatctgtcactggctaccctgtgtatattatagggatctttctcttcccgaggtcttggctatcttctactccctccttttctcctttttctctcttttttctttttcttttcccttccttcctctcctccttttcttttttcccctccttttcccttttttcttctcttttttttctctcctcttttccttacccggggggcgcgcgcccccaacgccccccccctggatacgcacctgcgtaaggtgtctcgatggagtgtttcggtaacatcaaagagatggtattactatttcataacattataATAACTTAGTATTGCAACATCACCCTGACAGTGGTAATATGGTCATTCTGGCTCTTTTTATAGATTTTGATATCTTTTAAATAGTAAACTtctgcaaatttatgcaaatcatTCCTGATTCATTTAGTTATATCTCTATCAAGGCTTCAAGGACTTTACAAGCAAAGCATGCAACAAACACCCAATCCGACATCGCTCAATCACATTTTTTCATGTCTTGCAATGGCTTTGTTAATAGGACCCATTTCCTTGAATCTTTGGTATGACCCAGCCATGACTTGAACCCAggttatgttttaatttgttaacGTTGAGTACAGGTATACAAAAACATGTTATCTGTTAGCTTGGTACTTGAGGGAAAACTGACTGTAACTTGGATGCCAACAAGTAAGACTAGGAATGGAACTCTGATGAGCTGGTCATGACTATGCAGTACTTATAATCACAAACTACTTTTAAAAGTTTCCGGATTATATCAATTTGAAAAGTCAAATGAATTTCaatcatttaaaaatttaatactGTATGGATCAGCAATAAAGTTTAGAGCTTTCTTTCTGAgtaaatttcatatttccaaAAAGGAGTAAGCTCAAAAGTTAGGAATCTGAATAGTGTTAACTGGAACAGCTTCAGCTTCCTTTAAAGCCATAATTGCAAAAGCATCTCAATAACAATTAGATTGAAGAAGTCAGTGTTGGTAAGATGCAGCGGGAAGGAGAATCCAATGAGTGGTGGGAAGAAGTAAGGGGGAAGAGGTAAGGGAGGGGCTACAAGGTAGGAGGGGTGTATGGTGTAGGGAAGGAGCAGGGTTGGAAATCATTCCAACAAAATCATAGAGAAGAATCACCtcccaaataataataataatacaaattagAAAGGACttaaaagaattaaaatagCAACTAAAGTGTTCCAATGCTCTTTTCATTGTAAAGTACTTTTATTTATTAGGAGTGCTCATTCCTCTGCTTCGTGAATAATAGTAGGGTAATTGCCCTAACTAGCAACATGTTTGCGGGAAATTCAGTAAGATTTTCCTACTCTGTGTGAGTTTGAGGAGGAAAGGGAAGCAATCAATGAGTTAAGACTTACACAATGATCAACGCAGTGGAGGAAGTCAAAGAGCTCCTGAGTGCACATTTCCTCTGTGCCTGGTTTATTGGTAACTCTCTCTGTGCATGCGTCTAACTCCGCCTTGATTTTTTCACAATGCTCCCCACATTTCTCCACAAGCTCATCTCTGGGATCCTAAAATGGGATATGAACAGACAAGAAATATGCTCTGTTACAAACTCTTACTATGATTAAGTGAAGACATTGTTCTATTCCCCaaggaggctggaagttttttcactgttctggattttccaactcattaccaTTTCAAATATACACGTATATAATATACGTAAATTATTCTATGAATAGTGTTGTATATTCAAAGAGATATTACTCCCTCAGTTACCGTTAAAGGATTGATCATGATATTGAGACATGAAAATAACACTGGATGGGTAATGTCATGCTTAAACTTGAAGTCcttgtgggggtgggtgggggttatCATATTGCACAACTTATGAATATAAGCACCATCACCATGGCATATGTTTATTCCTTTAagctttggcaaggaatcaaagaGATCAGTAATATTGCCATCATCAATATATTACGATTATCAATATATCACCATACTGTTGCTATTCTTGATCTTGTTGATACTGCTTTTTCAGCAGATATTGCAAATATCTATTTGTATCATTTATGCGACTATGTGAGGACACTGAACTGGAAAACATAATCTGTTACCGAATTCCACATACACATTGTACAGAAGAATGAATTGGGAATAGATTAATCTTTATTTTGGATTTAATGATTAATTGGATTAAAAATAGATTGATGATTATAGCTGATcccatacattttttttttctattttttctattttccttCTTAGCTTTAGAGAATCCAATTATGTGATAATAACATAACATGGCCTAATGAGAATGATGCAAAATTTTTGTACaacatatcatattttttagcATGAAGCAGTTCCAGGTTAATGATGTATCTTCCAGCATGAAGCAGTTCCAGGTTCTTGATGTATCTTCTAGCACGAAGCAGTTCTAGGTTAATGATGTATCTTCCAGCATGAAGCAGTTCCAGGTTCTTGATGTATCTTCTAGCACGAAGCAGTTCCAGGTTAATGATGTATTAGCTAGCATGAAGCAGTTCTAGGTTAATGTTGTATTTGCTAGCATCAGTTCCAGGTTAATGATGTATTTTCTAGCATGAAGCAGTTCTAGGTTCATGATGTATCTTCTAGCACGAAGCAGTTCTAGGTTCATAATGTATCTTCCAGCATGAAGCAGTTCCAGGTTAATGATGTATTAGCTAGCATGAAGCAGTTCTAGGTTAATGTTGTATTTGCTAGCATCAGTTCCAGGTATAATGTATTAGCTAGCATCAGTTCCAGGTTAATGATGTATTTTCTAGCATGAAGCAGTTCTAGGTTCATGATGTATCTTCCAGCATGAAGCAGTTCTAGgttaatgatttattttctaGCATGAAGCAGTTCCAGGTTAATGATGTATTAGCTAGCATGAAGCAGTTCCAGGTGAATGGTGTATCTTCTAGCATGAAGCAGTTCCAGGTTAATGGTGTATTTTCTAGCATGAAGCAGTTCAATGTTAATGAAGATGTTCTTACCACTAAGTCTTCTTCGTCTTCAtcatcttcctcctcttcttcctcctcctatGGATAGGCAAACATGATCAACTGTTACCGtcttttcttttcagtttgGGTAAATGTTATGACATAATTTTTAACTCTTGCAATCATGGCTAAATGCCAGTGATGTTTCTCTGCCAGTAGACACTAATAACATAAACACATGACAAGTCAGTTAACAGTCATCAGTCAAAGAACATAAATGATTTCCATACCTACTTCCttaattgtgaaattctatGTTAGTtacattcattttgttttcctttgcaTATTTTCAAGATGGTTGAAGGTCAAGTCAAGAACTTATAATAAttttttagattcagcattaaTTTTCAAAAGCCATCTCCATCACATCAATCTAAACtaataaataaagataacaattaaaaattaGAGCAAGTGCATGGACAAACAATGTCATATTTCTAGCTGCTCAAGTATTCTGTCTTGCATGTGAGGGAATATTAATACTGCCAACTGTGACATCTCTCAGAAAGAATTAAATAACTGCTCAAGAATTAGCAACTaaaacttcaaatgtaacaAGGACTTCCATTTCAATTCAACTGATTGAACAGTTGGGGCCTAATGTTTCAGTCAAGTTTGTAAAACTATAGGCCTTGACCCATAATACTAGTCGCCTAACAACATAAACACTTGCTTTATCACAACATAAggggtcacactaattagcgtcaactcacgacaactcacgacaactcaagacaactcaagacaacaggtttaaaataacatcaaataccatcaaatacaattgatgttatcagagtatatccggaaacacgtttaaaactgactggaaccagcgtgcatacagatctttcacgggaaaaaatgtttttgtcgtaaaaatcgccaacttttttctaacgttgaattggacgacgtgatgccattgcgcttgcgcaatgacatTGGACCGAACCATTACACTACAGGTAAGTAATTTTTCAATCGAGAATGGTGCCCACACACTGGTAACTTGGCAAAAGGCGACGAGCGCCATCTAATTTTACTTAACTACTTTTTATGACTGTTTTACAGACAGAAACATGTCCAATATAGAGTTTATTGCGTTGGGAAAGGGTCTCCAGTAAAACCTAAACGAAGTGATCTTTCTCATGTCATTAAAAGAccttaaaagaaaaatgagaatccGCTTCATCATGCAgaataaaatgcaaaaaggGATTACAAAATTCCGTCTACCCTCCACATGGTCACCTAAAATGACTTTTAGTAAAAATCTAGAGGACTATCTGGAAGCAACACAAACCGAAATGGCAAGTGTTACTATCCGAAACGCCAATAGCAACACGCATAAGGCGGAACGTTTTGCactaaatgcaattaaaaacgaCCGCTCTATTATTGTCAAACCCTTCGATAAAGGTACCGGCATTGCTATAATGAATCACTCAGACTATCAAGCCGAAATTGAAAGGCAATTAGCTAGTCACCACCAAAAGTTAAAAAGTGATATGACGTTTCAAACTAAAAGTTTAGTCCAGGAAACACTAATTGATATGTTCTCTGCAAAAGAGATCGATAAAAAGCACCTTCGAGTACTT from Apostichopus japonicus isolate 1M-3 chromosome 2, ASM3797524v1, whole genome shotgun sequence harbors:
- the LOC139976275 gene encoding uncharacterized protein, whose product is MTIEERDQINEDPPEEEEEEEEDDEDEEDLVDPRDELVEKCGEHCEKIKAELDACTERVTNKPGTEEMCTQELFDFLHCVDHCTGPKTLALYK